The proteins below come from a single Nitrosospira sp. Is2 genomic window:
- the ispE gene encoding 4-(cytidine 5'-diphospho)-2-C-methyl-D-erythritol kinase: MTDAKVSRLACLAPAKLNLFLHVVGRRADGYHLLQTVFRLIDFSDQLNFVLRHDGTVKLLSPIPGVPEDTDLCVRAARLLQQESGVSSGVDILLEKRIPMGGGLGGGSSDAATTLLALNRLWGLNWPRDRLIQLGVKLGADVPVFIFGKSAFAEGIGEKLVPIDLPPAWYLVLTPSAQVPTAQVFGSKELTRNTIPIKIPPFSVEHGHNDLEPVVCRLYPEVARCLEWLKQLDSPRMAAMTGSGACVFAEFAAEPTARAALSQLPSDMCGFVARGLDHHPLHDFVEQ, translated from the coding sequence ATGACTGATGCGAAGGTGTCCAGGCTTGCCTGCCTCGCTCCGGCGAAACTCAACCTGTTCCTGCACGTTGTAGGGCGCAGGGCGGACGGCTATCACCTTTTGCAAACGGTTTTCCGCCTGATTGATTTCTCCGATCAACTGAATTTCGTCCTGCGACACGACGGTACCGTGAAGCTGCTGTCGCCCATACCCGGCGTGCCCGAAGACACGGATTTGTGCGTGCGCGCCGCACGCTTGCTGCAACAGGAGAGTGGCGTGTCCAGCGGCGTGGATATTCTTCTGGAAAAGCGCATCCCGATGGGAGGCGGCCTTGGCGGGGGAAGTTCGGACGCAGCCACGACCTTGCTGGCCCTAAATCGCTTGTGGGGGCTGAACTGGCCACGGGACCGGCTGATCCAGCTTGGGGTCAAACTGGGAGCGGATGTGCCTGTGTTCATTTTTGGTAAGAGTGCCTTCGCTGAAGGTATCGGCGAAAAACTTGTACCCATCGACCTGCCACCGGCCTGGTATCTGGTCCTCACGCCGTCCGCCCAAGTACCAACCGCTCAGGTTTTTGGCAGTAAGGAATTGACACGAAACACGATTCCAATCAAAATACCGCCCTTTTCGGTCGAGCACGGGCATAATGATCTTGAGCCGGTGGTATGCCGCCTTTATCCCGAGGTAGCGCGCTGCCTGGAATGGCTCAAGCAGCTTGACAGCCCGCGGATGGCGGCTATGACGGGCTCCGGCGCTTGTGTTTTTGCCGAGTTCGCCGCTGAGCCCACAGCAAGAGCGGCACTAAGCCAGCTCCCATCCGATATGTGTGGTTTCGTAGCGCGGGGATTGGATCATCATCCCTTGCATGATTTTGTGGAACAGTGA
- the lolB gene encoding lipoprotein insertase outer membrane protein LolB — protein sequence MAYAGGLEPFRTLTGASLPLKNRFFARWWGLVLLPQFIAGCAALAPPAPQTAISTVIAEPVAEMANAQSAAFALVGRASVKGGKESFSGGVQWQHSGSRDEILLLNPLGQTLAQIQRTSEGVHLATSEQENYYASDVESLTEQVLGWRLPLMGLQYWVQGTNSPATTAAIDTGPDGRVVAIRQDGWEIGYSSYFPGSPSQAMQGQVALPKLLMLTRNGLQIKLVIDTWISLND from the coding sequence ATGGCTTATGCAGGAGGCCTAGAGCCGTTTCGAACCCTGACCGGAGCCAGTTTGCCCTTAAAAAACCGTTTTTTTGCTCGCTGGTGGGGCCTCGTTCTCCTGCCGCAATTTATTGCAGGGTGCGCGGCTCTTGCCCCTCCTGCCCCACAAACGGCTATCAGTACTGTCATCGCCGAGCCTGTGGCAGAGATGGCCAATGCTCAGTCGGCGGCTTTCGCGCTGGTTGGCAGGGCGTCGGTAAAAGGCGGCAAAGAAAGTTTTTCGGGTGGCGTGCAATGGCAACACTCCGGTAGCCGCGACGAAATCCTGCTGCTCAATCCGCTGGGGCAAACTCTGGCACAGATTCAGCGGACTTCTGAAGGTGTTCATCTGGCCACTTCGGAGCAGGAGAATTATTACGCGAGCGATGTGGAGAGCCTGACTGAACAGGTGCTCGGCTGGCGTTTGCCCCTGATGGGGTTGCAATATTGGGTCCAGGGCACGAATTCTCCTGCTACCACAGCGGCGATAGACACGGGTCCGGATGGGCGCGTTGTGGCTATCAGACAGGACGGATGGGAGATCGGTTACTCAAGTTATTTTCCCGGCTCGCCATCGCAGGCTATGCAGGGACAAGTCGCCCTCCCGAAGTTATTGATGCTCACACGCAACGGCCTACAAATAAAACTCGTGATTGATACCTGGATTTCCCTTAATGACTGA
- a CDS encoding tetratricopeptide repeat protein, with amino-acid sequence MSLRIPGALALLFLAACAQIPAKTDINADKRAEKLRAGQPKLPVQDLTSPMLFDFLVAETALQRGDQEIAIRTYLKLARTTRDPRVAQRATEIALQSRQAVPALEAAQIWVEVSPESVTAQQTLAALLVSADRLDEARPHLEKFLAAAGNNIDEAFMQLNTLLVRSPNKNATFELVKQLAAPYPKLPEAHFAVSQAAWFANEFDIALTEMKQALALRPEWEMAAIYQGRILARNSNASALQFYEEYLKNYPKANDTRVTYARLLLAEKNYSKARDEFQRLLKENPDNADVAVAVGLLSMELRDYDVAESNFKRALELEYRDAGMVRFYLGSLHERNQQIDQAMEWYRSVTSGNQYIPAQIKYALLLSKKGKTNEALQHLRQLPATNDQQRAQLMIAEAQLLRESGEYQKAFQLLSKGLEKLPDYPDLLYDRALAAEKIGKHDIMESDLRKLIQLRPDHAHAYNALGYGLAEHSDRLPEALELIEKAIALSPNDPYIMDSLGWVHYRMGNINQGLSYLQQAYVLNPDPEIAAHLGEVLWVQGTKDEAEKIWRTTLKNHPGNEALLSTMKKFMK; translated from the coding sequence ATGAGTCTTAGAATTCCTGGCGCATTAGCGCTGCTTTTTCTTGCTGCCTGTGCGCAGATTCCGGCGAAAACCGATATCAATGCGGACAAGCGGGCGGAAAAGCTTCGTGCTGGTCAGCCAAAACTGCCCGTGCAGGACCTGACTTCACCCATGCTGTTTGATTTTCTGGTGGCGGAAACGGCCTTGCAGCGTGGCGACCAGGAAATCGCCATTCGTACCTATCTGAAGCTTGCAAGAACGACCCGGGACCCGCGAGTGGCACAGCGGGCAACTGAAATCGCGCTTCAGTCGCGCCAGGCTGTACCGGCGCTTGAAGCAGCCCAGATCTGGGTAGAGGTCAGTCCGGAATCGGTGACCGCCCAACAGACGCTGGCGGCGCTGCTTGTAAGTGCCGACAGGTTGGATGAAGCCCGGCCTCATCTCGAAAAATTTCTCGCGGCAGCAGGAAATAATATTGATGAGGCTTTCATGCAGTTGAACACCCTGCTGGTACGCAGCCCCAATAAAAACGCGACTTTTGAGTTGGTCAAGCAACTTGCCGCGCCTTATCCAAAGCTGCCGGAAGCCCATTTTGCCGTGTCCCAGGCCGCGTGGTTCGCCAACGAATTCGATATTGCGCTGACCGAAATGAAACAGGCGTTGGCGCTGCGACCGGAGTGGGAGATGGCCGCGATTTATCAAGGACGAATACTGGCGCGTAATTCCAATGCAAGCGCACTCCAGTTTTACGAAGAGTATCTCAAGAATTATCCCAAAGCCAACGATACGCGGGTCACCTATGCCCGGTTGCTGCTGGCGGAAAAAAATTACAGCAAGGCGAGAGACGAGTTTCAGCGCTTGCTGAAGGAAAATCCGGACAATGCGGACGTAGCCGTGGCTGTGGGCCTGCTCTCGATGGAGTTGCGCGACTACGATGTGGCGGAGTCTAATTTCAAGAGAGCGCTGGAACTGGAATACCGCGATGCCGGTATGGTGCGCTTTTATCTCGGTAGCCTGCATGAAAGAAATCAGCAAATTGATCAGGCAATGGAGTGGTACCGCTCAGTGACGAGCGGGAATCAGTATATCCCGGCACAAATCAAGTATGCCCTCCTGCTGAGCAAAAAGGGCAAGACGAACGAAGCGCTGCAGCACCTGAGGCAATTACCGGCCACGAATGACCAGCAACGCGCCCAGTTGATGATTGCCGAAGCGCAATTGCTACGGGAATCGGGCGAGTATCAGAAAGCGTTTCAGTTACTCAGCAAGGGCCTGGAAAAACTACCCGATTATCCCGACCTGCTATATGACCGCGCCCTGGCGGCGGAAAAAATCGGGAAGCACGACATCATGGAGTCGGATTTGCGCAAGCTGATCCAGTTGAGGCCGGATCATGCTCACGCGTACAATGCGCTCGGCTACGGTCTTGCCGAGCATAGCGATCGGCTGCCGGAGGCTCTGGAACTCATAGAAAAAGCGATCGCGCTTTCGCCCAACGATCCTTACATCATGGACAGTCTCGGCTGGGTACACTACCGTATGGGCAACATCAATCAGGGGCTCAGTTACCTGCAGCAAGCTTACGTGCTCAATCCCGACCCTGAAATTGCCGCCCATCTGGGGGAGGTGCTTTGGGTGCAGGGAACGAAGGATGAGGCGGAAAAAATCTGGCGTACGACGCTAAAGAACCATCCCGGCAATGAAGCCCTGCTCAGTACCATGAAGAAATTCATGAAGTAG
- a CDS encoding ABC transporter ATP-binding protein: MTGQIKPAILARGLSRQFGRRIVVHDLDLELGHGEVLGFLGPNGAGKSTVMRMLTGNLAPSTGSIEICGINLMDRPEEAKIRMGYLPETPPLYRELTVNEYLRLAAKLHRVNTSKASSALDMVTQRCGLRGTGERLIGLLSKGYQQRVGIAQAIIHDPDVIILDEPTAGLDPNQIREIRSLIRELGAERSVIVSTHILPEVESICDRVQIVNEGRTVFTGCIAMLKEKGIGLEAVFLRSTMGSDSFEDA, translated from the coding sequence ATGACCGGACAAATCAAGCCTGCCATTCTTGCTCGCGGCTTATCCCGCCAATTCGGCCGGCGTATAGTCGTCCATGATCTCGATCTGGAACTCGGCCATGGCGAAGTGCTCGGGTTTCTTGGCCCGAACGGTGCGGGCAAGTCGACTGTCATGCGCATGCTAACCGGCAACCTCGCTCCCAGCACGGGCAGTATCGAAATATGCGGGATCAATTTGATGGACAGGCCAGAAGAAGCCAAGATCCGGATGGGATATCTCCCCGAGACACCGCCACTCTACCGGGAGTTAACGGTGAACGAGTATTTGCGGCTTGCAGCAAAACTGCATCGTGTAAACACCTCAAAAGCTTCGTCCGCCCTCGACATGGTTACCCAGCGGTGCGGGCTGCGCGGCACAGGCGAACGCCTGATTGGCTTGCTGTCCAAGGGCTACCAGCAGCGCGTCGGAATCGCTCAGGCAATCATCCACGATCCAGATGTAATCATCCTCGATGAACCCACCGCGGGACTCGATCCTAACCAGATACGCGAGATCCGAAGCCTTATCCGTGAACTCGGCGCAGAGCGCAGCGTCATTGTTTCCACTCACATCCTGCCCGAAGTGGAAAGCATATGCGACCGCGTGCAAATTGTTAACGAGGGCCGAACGGTATTCACGGGCTGCATCGCGATGCTGAAAGAAAAAGGCATCGGCCTGGAGGCAGTGTTCCTGCGTTCCACAATGGGTTCGGACAGTTTTGAAGACGCCTGA
- a CDS encoding ABC transporter permease, which yields MFTIAQKELKILFCSPLAWVILALAQVVLAWVFLAHLDTFLQIQPQLIRIANPPGVTEMIVAPLSAMAAVVLLTATPLLTARLIAEERRNQTLTFLISAPVSISDIVLGKFLGLMIFFSTIIALVVALSVSLLLGGSLDFGLLLSNIAGLCLISACFTALGLYISCLSAQPATAGAGTLGVLLGLWVVDNVTAESTDGIARDLSLLAHYANFNRGMIDSFDLAYFAIFTLIFLVLSIRRLDGERLHG from the coding sequence ATGTTCACGATCGCTCAAAAGGAATTAAAAATACTGTTTTGCTCGCCGCTGGCCTGGGTGATATTGGCGCTGGCGCAGGTGGTCTTGGCATGGGTTTTTCTGGCGCATCTCGATACTTTTCTCCAAATTCAGCCGCAACTGATCAGGATTGCCAATCCCCCCGGGGTCACCGAAATGATTGTCGCGCCATTATCTGCAATGGCTGCCGTCGTGCTGTTGACCGCGACCCCGCTCTTGACCGCGCGCCTTATCGCCGAAGAACGCCGTAACCAAACCCTGACATTCCTGATCTCCGCCCCGGTTTCGATAAGCGACATCGTGCTGGGTAAATTTCTCGGGCTGATGATCTTCTTCAGCACCATAATTGCTTTGGTTGTCGCTTTATCCGTTTCGCTGCTATTGGGCGGTTCGCTTGATTTTGGCCTGTTACTGAGCAATATCGCCGGATTATGCCTGATATCCGCCTGCTTCACTGCTCTCGGCTTATATATCTCATGCCTCAGTGCTCAACCTGCCACAGCCGGTGCGGGCACGCTGGGCGTCCTGCTGGGCCTCTGGGTCGTGGATAATGTTACCGCCGAGAGCACCGACGGCATCGCCCGCGACCTCTCGCTGCTCGCTCATTATGCAAACTTCAATCGCGGCATGATCGACAGTTTTGATCTTGCGTACTTTGCGATTTTCACTCTGATCTTTCTGGTGCTGTCTATCCGCAGACTGGATGGCGAGCGTTTGCATGGTTGA
- a CDS encoding GldG family protein produces the protein MSAMNSKRRWHWLVQSGLFLALVAALAGLLGYLAWENRIQWDVSHNARNSLSPASIDVLKNMNGPIAITVYATAQDAQLGNISKIIGDFLALYQRIKPDLTITFVDPDEHPQRAQAAGVQVNGETVVEFNGRQERLATFDEQALTNLLMRLARFGDKRVMGLAGHGERRLDGIASRDLGEFGKQLTSRGFTVRVNNPAIIGDLPVDTSVLIITLPQVDLSEGTVEKLLVYVERGGNLLWLVDQEPLHGLQPLAERLGLTLTAGVVVDPQAQQLRTPVTFARGASYAQHPVTNNFDYPTIFPFARQIALNESEDWHSVALVETAQSGWVETGKLDSGLAFDPMYDVSGPVPIAAAMSRTVQDHEQRIVVIGSGHFLANAYLGYGKNLDFGINVLNWLAADDDLIAIQPRATLDSNLQLAEPALTMIAWSFLIVLPLIFLTSGAMIWWNRRRK, from the coding sequence ATGTCCGCGATGAACAGTAAGCGGCGCTGGCACTGGCTGGTGCAGAGTGGCCTGTTTTTGGCGCTGGTGGCCGCGCTCGCGGGTCTGCTGGGTTATCTGGCATGGGAAAACCGAATTCAGTGGGATGTCAGCCACAACGCGCGCAACAGTCTGAGCCCGGCCTCGATCGACGTGCTGAAAAACATGAACGGTCCCATTGCGATTACCGTTTATGCGACGGCACAGGATGCGCAACTGGGAAACATATCCAAGATAATTGGTGACTTCCTCGCGCTCTATCAACGCATCAAACCCGATCTGACCATTACTTTCGTTGATCCGGACGAGCACCCGCAGCGCGCGCAAGCAGCGGGTGTCCAGGTCAACGGCGAGACAGTGGTGGAATTTAATGGCAGGCAGGAACGTCTGGCAACATTCGACGAACAGGCGCTGACAAATTTACTGATGCGCCTGGCGCGCTTCGGCGATAAACGGGTAATGGGTCTCGCCGGACATGGGGAGCGCAGGCTCGACGGCATCGCCAGTCGCGATCTCGGAGAATTCGGCAAGCAATTAACGTCCAGGGGCTTCACCGTCCGCGTAAACAACCCGGCGATTATTGGGGACTTACCCGTGGATACAAGCGTTTTGATTATTACTTTACCGCAAGTTGACCTGTCAGAGGGAACGGTAGAAAAGTTGCTTGTTTATGTCGAACGAGGTGGTAATCTTTTGTGGCTTGTGGACCAGGAACCGCTGCATGGGTTGCAACCGCTGGCTGAGAGACTGGGACTGACTCTGACTGCGGGAGTCGTGGTTGACCCTCAAGCCCAGCAATTGAGAACCCCTGTTACATTTGCGCGGGGCGCGAGCTATGCCCAGCACCCGGTCACCAATAATTTCGACTACCCTACCATCTTTCCCTTTGCCCGCCAGATTGCGCTCAATGAGAGCGAGGATTGGCACAGTGTTGCCCTTGTGGAAACAGCGCAAAGCGGATGGGTGGAAACCGGTAAGCTCGATAGCGGCCTCGCCTTCGATCCGATGTATGATGTATCCGGTCCTGTCCCGATCGCCGCTGCAATGAGCCGCACCGTGCAGGACCACGAGCAGCGGATTGTCGTGATCGGTAGCGGCCATTTTCTTGCTAACGCCTATCTCGGCTACGGAAAGAATCTGGATTTCGGCATTAATGTCCTCAATTGGCTGGCGGCCGATGACGATCTCATCGCCATTCAGCCTCGAGCGACACTCGACAGCAATCTGCAGTTGGCCGAACCCGCGCTGACGATGATAGCCTGGAGCTTTCTGATCGTCTTGCCGCTGATTTTTCTGACAAGCGGCGCAATGATCTGGTGGAACCGGCGAAGGAAATGA
- the mutM gene encoding bifunctional DNA-formamidopyrimidine glycosylase/DNA-(apurinic or apyrimidinic site) lyase, whose product MPELPEVEVTRRGIVSHLEGRRIAGAQIRNPNLRWPVPPDLDQTLRGAEIHQVTRRGKYILLDCGEGTLILHLGMSGSLRLLPPSAITPPEKHDHADLVLDNGVVLRLRDPRRFGAILWAYPDVMNHALLAQLGPEPLTEGFTGTLLYRRTRGRHASIKEVLMNSHIVVGVGNIYANEALFRAGIAPMTAAGRLGATRCERLVQAIKVTLDLAIEAGGSSLRDFVDSGGNPGYFQQQYWVYGRTGKPCRKCGTAISQIRQGQRSSFYCPHCQK is encoded by the coding sequence TTGCCTGAATTACCTGAAGTCGAAGTCACCCGGCGGGGGATCGTATCCCATCTGGAAGGCCGTCGCATAGCGGGGGCGCAGATAAGAAATCCCAATCTGCGTTGGCCGGTCCCTCCTGATCTGGACCAAACACTCCGGGGTGCCGAAATTCACCAGGTAACGCGGCGCGGAAAATATATCTTGTTGGATTGCGGCGAGGGGACGTTGATCCTGCATCTTGGTATGTCCGGCAGTCTCAGGTTGCTGCCGCCCAGCGCAATTACGCCGCCGGAAAAGCATGACCATGCCGATCTGGTTCTGGATAATGGCGTGGTTCTGCGCCTGCGTGACCCGCGGCGCTTTGGCGCGATACTCTGGGCGTATCCAGACGTGATGAACCATGCGTTGTTGGCGCAGCTTGGGCCCGAGCCGCTCACGGAAGGCTTTACCGGAACCCTGCTGTATAGGAGAACCAGGGGGCGGCACGCGAGCATCAAGGAGGTGTTGATGAATAGTCACATCGTTGTAGGGGTGGGGAACATTTACGCTAATGAAGCGCTTTTTCGCGCGGGCATTGCTCCCATGACCGCTGCGGGCCGGCTGGGAGCAACCCGATGCGAAAGATTGGTGCAAGCGATAAAGGTCACGCTCGATCTGGCGATTGAAGCGGGCGGCAGCAGCTTGCGCGATTTTGTTGATAGCGGGGGAAATCCGGGATATTTTCAGCAGCAGTACTGGGTGTATGGCCGTACCGGCAAGCCCTGCCGCAAGTGCGGGACAGCCATCTCCCAAATAAGGCAAGGACAGCGCTCAAGTTTCTATTGTCCGCATTGTCAAAAATGA